Proteins from one Mus pahari chromosome 18, PAHARI_EIJ_v1.1, whole genome shotgun sequence genomic window:
- the Mrps18a gene encoding 39S ribosomal protein S18a, mitochondrial, with amino-acid sequence MAALRALASGCGRRLQAFLAGPAATGWLRLPARGLREVVKIQEGKTTVIEGRITETPKATPNPPNPSGQCPICRWNLKHKYTYEDVLLLSQFIRPNGGMLPQRVTGLCREEHRKIEECVKMAHRAGLLPNHRPQLPEGCLPKDKPKLNRYLTRWAPKSVKPIYKKGHRWNKVGMAVGSPLLKDNVCYSRRPLKMMH; translated from the exons ATGGCGGCCCTCAGGGCTCTGGCGTCCGGCTGCGGTCGGCGGCTCCAAGCGTTCCTGGCGGGCCCCGCCGCCACCGGCTGGTTACGGCTTCCAGCTCGCGGGCTGAGAGAAG TGGTGAAGATCCAAGAAGGGAAGACAACTGTA ATTGAAGGCCGAATCACAGAAACTCCCAAGGCGACTCCGAATCCCCCTAACCCCTCAGGCCAGTGCCCCATCTGCCGTTGGAACCTGAAGCACAAATATACCTATGAG GATGTGTTGCTGCTCAGTCAGTTCATTCGGCCTAATGGAGGCATGCTGCCCCAGCGTGTCACAGGCCTGTGCCGGGAAGAACACCGAAAAATTGAGGAGTGTGTGAAGATGGCTCATCGAGCAG GTCTGTTACCAAATCACAGACCACAGCTTCCCGAAGGCTGCTTACCAAAGGATAAACCCAAGCTCAACCG CTATCTCACTCGCTGGGCTCCCAAGTCCGTCAAGCCCATCTATAAAAAAGGCCACCGTTGGAACAAGGTGGGTATGGCCGTGGGGTCACCACTCCTGAAAGACAATGTCTGCTACTCCAGAAGACCTCTGAAGATGATGCATTAG
- the Rsph9 gene encoding radial spoke head protein 9 homolog translates to MDADSLLLSLELASGSGQGLSPDRRASLLTSLMLVKRDYRFARVLFWGRILGLVADYYIAQGLSEDQLAPRKTLYSLNCTEWSLLPPATEEMAIQVSVVSGRFMGDPSHEYEHTELQKVNDGEKVFDEEVVVQIKEETRLVSIIDQIDKAVAIIPRGALFKTPFGVTHVNRTFEGLPLSEVRKLSSYFHFREAIDLKNKTLLEKSDLEPSLDFLDSLEYDIPRGSWSIQMERGNALVVLRSLLWPGLTFYHAPRSKNYGYIYVGTGEKNMDLPFML, encoded by the exons ATGGACGCGGACAGCCTCTTGTTGTCTCTGGAGTTGGCGTCTGGCAGTGGGCAGGGACTCAGTCCTGACCGTCGGGCCTCACTACTCACGTCCCTTATGCTGGTGAAGCGCGATTACCGCTTCGCGAGGGTCCTTTTCTGGGGCCGCATCCTTGGCCTTGTGGCGGATTACTACATCGCACAGGGCTTGAGTGAGGACCAGCTCGCACCACGCAAGACGCTCTACAG CCTGAACTGCACAGAGTGGAGCCTCTTGCCCCCTGCCACAGAGGAGATGGCCATCCAGGTATCTGTGGTGAGTGGCCGTTTCATGGGCGATCCTTCACACGAGTATGAACACACAGAGCTGCAGAAGGTCAATGATGGAGAGAAGGTCTTTGATGAAGAAGTAGTG GTCCAAATCAAGGAAGAGACACGCTTGGTGTCCATCATTGACCAGATTGACAAGGCTGTAGCTATCATCCCTCGAGGTGCGCTCTTCAAGACCCCTTTTGGAGTCACCCACGTCAATCGGACCTTTGAAG gccTGCCCCTGTCTGAGGTCAGGAAGCTTAGCTCGTACTTCCACTTCAGGGAGGCTATTGATCTCAAGAACAAGACCTTGCTTGAGAAGTCGGACTTGGAGCCCTCGCTGGATTTCCTGGACTCCCTGGAGTATGACATCCCCAGAG GGTCTTGGAGCATCCAGATGGAAAGGGGCAACGCGCTGGTGGTGCTACGTAGCCTGCTCTGGCCAGGCCTCACCTTCTACCACGCTCCTCGCTCCAAGAACTATGGCTACATCTACGTGGGCACAGGCGAGAAGAACATGGACTTGCCCTTCATGCTGTAG